The Stigmatella aurantiaca DW4/3-1 genome contains the following window.
GCTCCAGGACTTTGGCCTGGGCTTCATGCGGCTGGCGCTGGAGACGGACACCCCGATTGTGCCCGTGGCCGTCATCGGCGCCGAGGAGCAGGCCCCGGCCCTGATGGACCTCAAGCCCCTGGCCCGGCTCTTGGGGTTCCCCTCGTTTCCCATCACCCCCACGGGGGTGCCCATCCCGCTGCCCACCAAGTACCGGCTCTATTTCGGCGAGCCCATGCGCTTCACCGGGCGCGCCGATGACGAGGACAGCGAGCTGGACAAGAAGGTGCGCACCGTGAGGGCCGCCATCCAGGCGATGATTCACCAGGGCCTCAAGGAGCGCCGGAGCATCTTCTGGTGAGCCCCGGAGCGCATGCTATGAGGCAGGCTCCATGAGACCGGCGATCGTCGTCACGGGCATCAGTGGCAACCTGGGCCGTACCCTCGCCAAGCTCTTGCACAAGAGCGAGCGCATCATCGGCATTGACCGGCGCCCCTTCGTGGGCCGGCCGAAGGATGTCGAGATGTACCAGTTGGACTTGCGCAAGAAGAAGGCCGAGGACGTCTTCCGCAAGAACGAGATCCGCGCCGTCATCCACATGGGCATCATGCACGACCCGCGCATGAGCGAGGAGGAGCACCACTCCTTCAACGTGGTGGGCACCACGCGCCTCCTGGAGTACTGCGCCAAGTACGGCGTGAAGAAGGTGGTCTTCCTCTCCTCCGCCAACGTCTATGGGCCCAGTCCGGACAACTCCAACTTCCTCACCGAGGACGCGCCCCTCATGGCGTCCAGCCGGTTCTCGGGGGTGCGGGACTTGATCGAAGTGGACATGCTCGCGCATGGCTTCTTCTGGCGGCACCCCGACATCAACACCGTCATCCTCCGGCCCGTGCACATCGTGGGGCCCACCATCCGCAACGCCCCCTCCAACTACCTGCGGCTGCGCCACCCGTGGACGCTGGCCGGGTTTGATCCCATGGTGCAGCTCATCCACATGGAGGATGTGGCGCGCGCCATGGTGGAGGCCCTGCGGCCGGAGCCCAAGGGGGTCTACAACGTCGTCGGTCCGGGCGAGGTGCCGCTCTCGTCCGTGCTGCGCGAGCTGGGCCACGTCTCCATTCCCGTGCCCCATCCCATCGCTCGCCCCGTGCTGAGCATGCTCTTCAAGTACCGCCTCGCCAACTTCCCCCCGCCCGAGCTGGACCACATTCAGTTCCTCTGCAACGTGGATGGCAGCCGCTGGCGGAAGGAGCTGGGCTGGAAGCCCCACCACTCCATGCGCGATACGATTCGCTCCGTCATCGGCGAGTAGTCTGAGGGGGCCTGACAGCGATGTCAGGGCCGTTGAGGCCTTCAGCCCGAGCGTGCCTGACACCCCTGTCGTGCCTTGCCCCTCGCCCAGAAGTGCCTGGGCCCTGTCTCCCAGCGTAAGGTGTTGATTTCTGGGTGCTGGGTCGGCAAGCCCCAGGGTGGCACCCGCCTTGCTTTAGAGATGCGGCAAGTAGACCTGGTTAGGGGGTTCCATAGGGGAACCCTCGACGCCCGTCGCCTCGGCCGGCCCCGAGTCGACGGGCGATTTTTTTACGGCAGCTCCCCCGCGAAGGGGCCTTCGAGCTGGCGCTCCAGGAGCCACACGCCCCCCTGGTAGATGAACTCCGAGGTGGTGGTGGCCGTTTGCTCGGAGACCGAGGGCAGCCGCATCCACTGAATGCGGCTGGTCACCGTGGCCCGCAGGCCATCCGGCGCCATCCCCACCTCGAGAATCTCGTAGTCGGTGATGGAGAGATCCCTCTCGTCCTGGAGCTCGCGCCGCGCCTTCAGGAAGGCCTCCTGGCGCTCGGGGATCAGGTGCCGCGCGGCCCCCCGGAAGTCCTTCCAGCGCAAGCGCTTGTAGAAGTCCTCCACCACCGGGCGCAGCCCTTCCAGGCCGGTGCTTGCCGCGGTGTGGGCGCACGCCCCACAAAGGAGGGCCAGCAGAAGAAGGGGGACAAGCAGGCGCATGATGGTGGGTGACGGTAACACCTGGAAGTGGACCTACAAGAAGATCCCAGTGCTATCGTCTCGGCTCCGCCTGCGCACCGGAGTTCCGAACGTCCATGGCCAAGTCGATGGTGGAGCGGTACGAGCAGCTGTTGCTGCAAGACCCCAGTTCCGCGGTGTTCGTCGAGCTCGCCAAGGTCCTGCTTGAGAAGGGTGACATCACACGCGCCATCTCGACGTGTGAGCAAGGGGTGGTCCACCACCCGCACTCCATCATCGGACGCGTGTTGTGGGGCAAGGCCCTGCTGCAACAGGGCCGGCCCGCTCAGGCGATGGAGCAGTTCGATCAGGCCGTCGCCATCGATAAGGAGAACCCCCACGCCTACAACCTCATCGGTGAGGTGCTGGTGCAACGGGGGTTGTTCCGCTCGGCACTGCCCATCCTGCGCAAGGCCGCCGCGCTTCAGCCCAACGATGCGCGGGTCCGCTTGTGGCTGGAGCAGACCCAGCAGTCGCTGGCCGGAGGCCCGCCGCCGGTGGTGGCGGATCTGCCGGGCATCACCGCCAACGCGCTCGCGGCGCAGGAGCTGAGTGACGAGCCCGACGCTCCCGCCGAGCCTGCGGCGGCGCCCGCGGCGGCGGCGCCCCCGGAAGAAGAAGAGCAGCCCGAGGTGACGGGCGTGATGAAGCTGCCGGTCATCTCGCTCGTGGACGAGAGGGACCTGGACGCCATCCCGCCCCCGCCGGCCGAGACCGATGCCTTCAGCGCCCCGGCGGGCGCGCGTCAGCAGGCCCTCTCCCGTCCCTCGCGGAAGGTGGAGGTCGTGATGTTCCCTCCCAAGCGCCCCTCGGGAACGCTTGCCTCCGTGACGGCGCCCCCTCCTCCGCCCCCCGGTTTTGGCGTGGAGGCGCAGGAGGAGCAGGCCGAGGACGACTTGGAGGACACCCCGCCGTATTCAGAGCGGGTCCCTTCCGAGTTTGATCCGTCGCAGGCGCAGGACGAGTTTCCCCCCGAAGAGGAGGCGCCGCCGGAGGAGGAGGCGCCGCTCTCCGCGTCTCAGGCACGGCGGCCCGCAGAGGACGCCGGGCAGGCTTCGCCCCCGTCTTCGGGAGGGGGACTGCTTGGAGATCTGCCTCCCCCCGACGAGTTGCCCGCGGTGCCCGCCGCGGCGCGTGTCTCTGACTCGGCCCGGAGCGCGTCGCCGTCCCGGAAGCGGGCCTCGGCCGCCCCCAAGCGCGCGCTGCTGGAGGACATTCCGGATGCCGCGGAGCCTCGGGCCGCCGCGGCCCCCCGCGCGGTCCGCGCCTCCGATGTGGATGCCGCGGCCAGCGCCGCCGCCTACGAGAAGGAACTGCGCGAGAAGCTCGCCAAGACGGCCACGGACTCCTCTTTCCTCTCCCGCCACGGGGTGAAGCTCATCGCGGGGGGCGTCTGCGCGGTGGTGCTGGCCGTGTTCGCGTGGGTCTACATCTCCCATCGCGCGGAGCAGGGAGGCAGGACGCTCGCGGAGGTGCTGGGGCGCACCGAGCGGGTCATCGCCCTCGACACGAGCGCCTCCCTGGAAGAGGCGCTCACGCTGCTCGACCGTGCGCGCGAGATGGACGACAGCAACAGCAAGGTCTGGGCGCTGACGGCCTATACGCATGCCCTTCTCTTCGCGGACCACGGCGCCGTGGCCGAGGACCGGCAGCAGGCGCTCGCGGCGCTGGAGCATCCAGGGGTGCGCGCCGAGCATCAGGGGCTCAGCCTGGCCACGGATGTGCTGGTGGCCGATGAGAAGGGGCGGGAGGCCGCCCGCCGCGCGTTGCTCAACTCCAGCGTGCAGGGTTCTGTCGAGGTGGATGCGCTCGCGGGCAGCCTGCTCCTGGAAATGAAGCAGCCCGAGAAGGCCTTGGAGCGCTTCAAGCAGGCCGTCGAGAGCGTCCGCGCGTTGGTGGCGTTGGGCCGCTACTACCAGGACTTCGACAACGCGGAGAAGGCCCTCAACATGTACACGAATGCCCGGAAGCTCTCTCCGGAGCATCCCCTGGCGCGCATCGGCATGGCGGAGAGCCAGCTGGCGCTCGACCAGGATCTGAGCCTGGCGCTGGCGGACATGGAGGCGCTCGGCAAGAGCAAGGATCTGGTGGATCCCTTGCGCTCGCGGCAGCAGCTCATCCAGGGCCGGTTGCTGACGGAGCTGGGGCGATACGACGAGGCGCTGGCCTTGCTGGCCCAGGGGGTGAAGGGGCCGCTCGCGTTCGACTTCCACCTCGCCCTCGGCGATGCGGGCCGCGCGGCGGGGAAGCTCGAGGAGGCCCAGCAGGCGTATGAGGCCGCCCTCAAGCTCCAGCCCCGGAGCGAGGACGCCCGGGAAGGGCTGGGGCGCACGTTGCTGGACCGGGACCGGGTGAAAGAGGTGCTCGCGCGGCTGGACGGGGAAGGCCGCAAGGTGGCCCTGGTGCGCGCGGCGGCCCACGTCCGGCAGGAGGACTGGAAGCGCGCCCGCGCCGAGCTGGAGAAGACGCGGGTGAACAACCGCTACCCGCTCGAGGCCGTCGGCTATCTGGCCCTGGCGGACACCATGGAGGGCAACGGCGATCAGGCGCGCGAGATCCTGGAGAAGGCCGTCAACGGCGTGAAGAAGCCCCGGACGGACCTCCGGGTGGCGCTCGGCCGGGTGTACTGGCGTCAGCGCTCGCTGGACAAGGCGCAGGCCCAGTTCGAGGAGGCCATGAAGGATCCGCGCGACTATGAGGCCTCCTGCTCCGAGGGCCGGCTCCTGCTGGCGCGCGGGTTGCCGGACATGGCCCTCAAGCCCCTCACGCAGGCGGTGGAGCGCAATGGCTTCCATGGCGAAGCCCGGGATGCGCTCGGCCGGGCCCTGCTCGCGCTGGGCCGCACGGACGAGGGCTTCAAGCAGTTCGAGCGGTGGCGCGGGGACAACCCCGACAGCGCCAAGGCGCACAAGGGGTTCTCCCTGGCGCTCCTCCAGACGGGGAAGTTCCCCGAAGCGGTGGAGTCTTCCAGCCGCGCGGTGAAGCTCGATGCCAATGACGCCGAGGCGCACCGCCTCCGGGCAATCAGCCTCTTTGCCACCGGCGATGGCAAGGCCGCCTTCACGGCCCTGTCTCGCGCCAACAGCCTGGATCCCCGGGACCCAGAAACGTTCTGCGAGATTGGCCATGCCTTCCTCCGCCAGGGAGACGCGGAGAACGCGGTGGCGGCCTTCGCGGCGGCGCGGCGCGAGGGACCCGATGTGACGTGTGGCCAGGTGGGCGAGCACTACGTCCATCCGTCCGAGGGGGGGCGCGCGGCGGCCAAGGCGCTGCAGGGCATCTCCGACCGGGCGAACGCCGTCTGGGACAAGGCCTTCGCGCAGACGGCCCTCGCCCGGGTGTTGCTGAGCGTGGGGGATGTGAAGGGCGCTCAGGCGGCCGCGGCGGAGGCCGTGAAGCTGGCGCCGTCCAGCGGGCGGGCGCAGCTGGCCCTGGGGCTCGTGGCCTTGCGCCAGCGGCAGGAGGAGCCCGCCCGGGCGGCGCTCACCAAGGCCGTGGAGCTGGATCCGGCCAATGGCATGGCCCGCCTGGCGCTGGCGGATCTGCTCGTGCGCAAGTCAGAGGATCTGCCGCAGGCCATCAAGGAGTATGAAGCGTTCCTCAAGCTGGCGGGTGGAACGGAAGAGGCGAAGCGGGTGAAGAAGGCCCTGCCTCCCCTCAAGAAACGAGCCAAGTAGCGTGGACAGTCCCCCTCAAAGACAGGCGCCTTATCCACTGCTGCGCATCATGGGGGGCAATGCGTTTCTGCTCTCCATCATCTACCTGGTGACCGGCATCGGCGTGGAGGTGGCGCGCCGGTACTACCCCACGCGCTTCGTTCAGCAGCTCTCCCTGTCCCTGGACTCGTTGCCCGCCCGGGCGCTGGAGTTCGTGGGCGCCCTCGAGCCGCTGCGCGCCGCCTACCTCGAAGGCCGTGTCTCGGATGCCCAGGTGCGCCTGCTCTTCGGGAGCACCACCATCGTGGTCATCTTCATCCTGGCCTTCGTGGTGGGCATCCTCGTGGGAGGCCTGCGCAGCTACGTCGAGCGGCGCGCCATCCGCAAGGCCAGCGAGCGCCGGCCCGGGTAGCGCGGCCTCGGCTCACTCCCTGCGCCTGCGCCCTCGGGCCGCCTCGGTCACGGCCACGGGCTCATGTCCGGCCGCGCGGGCCATCAGGCAGATCTCCACCACCTTGGTGCCGAAGCGCTCCCAGCGGCTCTCGCCCGTGCCCTTCACCGCGAGAAAGGTGCTCCGGTCCGTGGGCAGGGCCGCCGCCAGCCCCAGGAGCGTCGCATCATTGAAGATGATGAAGGGCGGTATCTCCAGATCCTTGGCCAGCGCCTTGCGCCAGCGCCTCAGCTCCGTGGCGGCCAGCTCGCTGTAGTTCTCGGGCCGCCCGGTGGTGGCGGCTTGCCGGGACAGGGGGGCCAACCGGGCCATCCGGGCCCCCGTGCACACGTCGCAGTGGCCACAGTTCGCCTCCACGTCGCTCTGCCCGAAGTAGCCCAGGATGAAGGCCCGTCGGCACCGCTTCGTGTACGCGTAGTCCGTCAT
Protein-coding sequences here:
- a CDS encoding SDR family oxidoreductase, coding for MRPAIVVTGISGNLGRTLAKLLHKSERIIGIDRRPFVGRPKDVEMYQLDLRKKKAEDVFRKNEIRAVIHMGIMHDPRMSEEEHHSFNVVGTTRLLEYCAKYGVKKVVFLSSANVYGPSPDNSNFLTEDAPLMASSRFSGVRDLIEVDMLAHGFFWRHPDINTVILRPVHIVGPTIRNAPSNYLRLRHPWTLAGFDPMVQLIHMEDVARAMVEALRPEPKGVYNVVGPGEVPLSSVLRELGHVSIPVPHPIARPVLSMLFKYRLANFPPPELDHIQFLCNVDGSRWRKELGWKPHHSMRDTIRSVIGE
- a CDS encoding tetratricopeptide repeat protein is translated as MAKSMVERYEQLLLQDPSSAVFVELAKVLLEKGDITRAISTCEQGVVHHPHSIIGRVLWGKALLQQGRPAQAMEQFDQAVAIDKENPHAYNLIGEVLVQRGLFRSALPILRKAAALQPNDARVRLWLEQTQQSLAGGPPPVVADLPGITANALAAQELSDEPDAPAEPAAAPAAAAPPEEEEQPEVTGVMKLPVISLVDERDLDAIPPPPAETDAFSAPAGARQQALSRPSRKVEVVMFPPKRPSGTLASVTAPPPPPPGFGVEAQEEQAEDDLEDTPPYSERVPSEFDPSQAQDEFPPEEEAPPEEEAPLSASQARRPAEDAGQASPPSSGGGLLGDLPPPDELPAVPAAARVSDSARSASPSRKRASAAPKRALLEDIPDAAEPRAAAAPRAVRASDVDAAASAAAYEKELREKLAKTATDSSFLSRHGVKLIAGGVCAVVLAVFAWVYISHRAEQGGRTLAEVLGRTERVIALDTSASLEEALTLLDRAREMDDSNSKVWALTAYTHALLFADHGAVAEDRQQALAALEHPGVRAEHQGLSLATDVLVADEKGREAARRALLNSSVQGSVEVDALAGSLLLEMKQPEKALERFKQAVESVRALVALGRYYQDFDNAEKALNMYTNARKLSPEHPLARIGMAESQLALDQDLSLALADMEALGKSKDLVDPLRSRQQLIQGRLLTELGRYDEALALLAQGVKGPLAFDFHLALGDAGRAAGKLEEAQQAYEAALKLQPRSEDAREGLGRTLLDRDRVKEVLARLDGEGRKVALVRAAAHVRQEDWKRARAELEKTRVNNRYPLEAVGYLALADTMEGNGDQAREILEKAVNGVKKPRTDLRVALGRVYWRQRSLDKAQAQFEEAMKDPRDYEASCSEGRLLLARGLPDMALKPLTQAVERNGFHGEARDALGRALLALGRTDEGFKQFERWRGDNPDSAKAHKGFSLALLQTGKFPEAVESSSRAVKLDANDAEAHRLRAISLFATGDGKAAFTALSRANSLDPRDPETFCEIGHAFLRQGDAENAVAAFAAARREGPDVTCGQVGEHYVHPSEGGRAAAKALQGISDRANAVWDKAFAQTALARVLLSVGDVKGAQAAAAEAVKLAPSSGRAQLALGLVALRQRQEEPARAALTKAVELDPANGMARLALADLLVRKSEDLPQAIKEYEAFLKLAGGTEEAKRVKKALPPLKKRAK